Proteins from one Enterobacter bugandensis genomic window:
- the tusA gene encoding sulfurtransferase TusA, with the protein MTDLFSSPDHTLDAQGLRCPEPVMMVRKTVRNMQTGETLLIIADDPATTRDIPGFCTFMEHELVAQQTETLPYRYLIRKG; encoded by the coding sequence ATGACCGACCTGTTTTCCAGCCCAGACCACACCCTTGATGCCCAGGGCCTTCGCTGCCCGGAGCCGGTAATGATGGTACGTAAGACCGTGCGTAACATGCAGACCGGTGAAACGCTGCTGATTATTGCCGACGATCCGGCCACCACGCGCGATATTCCCGGTTTTTGTACCTTTATGGAGCATGAGCTGGTGGCGCAGCAGACGGAAACGCTGCCGTACCGGTATTTGATTCGTAAGGGGTAG
- a CDS encoding 7-cyano-7-deazaguanine/7-aminomethyl-7-deazaguanine transporter translates to MTQFSESQRVKALFWLSLFHLLVITSSNYLVQLPISIFGFHTTWGAFSFPFIFLATDLTVRIFGAPLARRIIFAVMLPALFISYVISSLFYMGSWQGFEALTHFNLFVARIAAASFMAYALGQILDVHVFNRLRQNHRWWMAPTASTLFGNVSDTLAFFFIAFWRSPDAFMAEHWMEIALVDYCFKVLISIVFFLPMYGVLLNMLLKRLADKSEITALQAG, encoded by the coding sequence ATGACGCAGTTCTCTGAATCACAGCGCGTAAAAGCGTTGTTCTGGCTTTCGCTTTTCCATTTGCTGGTGATCACCTCCAGCAACTACCTGGTGCAGCTCCCGATCTCCATTTTTGGTTTTCATACCACCTGGGGCGCGTTCAGCTTTCCGTTTATTTTCCTCGCCACCGATCTGACCGTGCGTATCTTCGGCGCACCGCTGGCACGCCGCATTATCTTTGCGGTCATGCTTCCGGCGCTGTTCATCTCGTACGTGATCTCCTCCCTGTTTTACATGGGAAGCTGGCAGGGCTTTGAGGCGCTGACACACTTCAACCTGTTTGTCGCCCGTATCGCCGCGGCAAGCTTTATGGCCTACGCGCTGGGGCAGATCCTCGACGTGCACGTGTTTAACCGCCTGCGTCAGAATCACCGCTGGTGGATGGCGCCGACCGCGTCCACGCTGTTCGGCAACGTGAGCGATACGCTGGCCTTCTTCTTCATCGCCTTCTGGCGCAGCCCGGATGCCTTTATGGCCGAGCACTGGATGGAGATCGCGCTGGTGGACTACTGCTTCAAGGTGCTCATCAGCATTGTTTTCTTCCTGCCGATGTACGGCGTGCTGCTGAATATGCTGCTGAAAAGGCTGGCAGATAAATCTGAAATCACGGCATTGCAGGCTGGTTAA
- a CDS encoding DcrB family lipoprotein → MRNLVKYVGIGLLVVGLAACDNSDTKTPAQGASAESNATGQPVNLMDGKLSFSLPADMTDQSGKLGTQANNMHVYSDATGQKAVIVIVGDDTSEDLAVLSKRLEDQQRGRDPQLQVVTNKSIELKGHKLQQLDSIISAKGQTAWSSVVLGKVDNKLLTLQITLPAEDQQKAQTAAENIINTIVIQ, encoded by the coding sequence ATGCGCAATCTGGTTAAATATGTCGGGATTGGCCTGCTGGTTGTGGGTCTTGCAGCCTGTGATAACAGCGACACGAAAACGCCTGCTCAGGGCGCATCCGCAGAAAGCAACGCGACCGGTCAGCCGGTGAATCTGATGGATGGCAAACTCAGTTTCTCTCTGCCAGCCGATATGACTGACCAGAGCGGCAAGCTGGGCACCCAGGCGAATAACATGCACGTTTACTCCGACGCAACCGGCCAGAAAGCGGTCATTGTGATTGTGGGCGACGACACCAGCGAAGACCTGGCCGTCCTGTCCAAACGTCTGGAAGATCAGCAGCGCGGCCGCGATCCGCAGCTGCAGGTGGTAACCAATAAATCCATCGAGCTGAAAGGCCATAAGCTGCAGCAGCTGGACAGCATCATCTCCGCTAAAGGCCAGACCGCCTGGTCTTCTGTGGTGCTGGGCAAGGTTGATAACAAACTGCTGACCCTGCAGATCACCCTGCCAGCGGAAGATCAGCAGAAAGCGCAGACGGCTGCTGAAAACATCATTAACACCATCGTGATCCAGTAA
- a CDS encoding MFS transporter, whose translation MPEPAAEPALSGLRLNLRIVSVVIFNFASYLTIGLPLAVLPGYVHDVMGFSAFWAGLVISLQYFATLLSRPHAGRYADLFGPKSIVVVGLCGCFLSGLSYLLAAATSHWPLVSLALLCLGRVILGIGQSLAGTGSTLWGVGVVGAPHIGRVISWNGIVTYGAMALGAPLGVACYAFGGLYGLSLTIIAVALVAILFALPRPKVKASKGKPLPFRAVLGRVWPYGMALALATTGFGVIATFITLFYDAKGWEGAAFALTLFSGAFVGARLLFPNGINRLGGLNVAMICFTVEIVGLLLTGIASAPWMAKIGVFLAGAGFSLVFPALGVVAVKAVPQQNQGAALATYTVFMDMSLGITGPLAGLVMAWAGVPVIYLAAAGLVIIALLLTWRLKKWPPVQAPEATSSS comes from the coding sequence ATGCCAGAACCTGCCGCCGAACCGGCACTGAGCGGATTGCGCCTCAATCTGCGCATTGTTTCCGTCGTTATCTTCAACTTTGCCAGCTATTTAACGATCGGCCTGCCGCTGGCGGTTCTGCCGGGCTACGTCCACGACGTGATGGGTTTTAGCGCGTTCTGGGCGGGGCTGGTCATCAGCCTGCAGTATTTCGCCACGCTCCTTAGCCGCCCGCACGCCGGGCGCTATGCCGACCTGTTCGGTCCCAAAAGCATCGTGGTAGTGGGATTGTGCGGCTGTTTCCTCAGTGGTCTGAGCTACCTGCTGGCTGCCGCTACCAGCCACTGGCCGCTGGTCAGCCTGGCGCTGCTTTGCCTGGGCCGCGTCATTCTGGGGATTGGGCAAAGCCTGGCAGGAACCGGCTCGACGCTATGGGGTGTGGGGGTTGTCGGTGCACCACACATTGGCCGGGTTATCTCGTGGAACGGGATCGTCACCTACGGGGCGATGGCGCTCGGCGCGCCGCTTGGCGTGGCCTGTTACGCCTTTGGCGGTCTGTATGGACTGTCGCTGACCATTATAGCGGTCGCGCTTGTGGCGATACTGTTTGCGCTGCCGCGCCCGAAGGTGAAGGCCAGCAAGGGCAAGCCGCTGCCGTTTCGGGCCGTGCTGGGGCGCGTCTGGCCGTACGGCATGGCGCTGGCCCTGGCGACCACCGGCTTCGGCGTCATTGCGACCTTCATTACCCTGTTTTATGACGCCAAAGGCTGGGAGGGCGCGGCCTTTGCGTTAACCCTCTTCAGCGGTGCGTTTGTTGGCGCACGCCTGCTTTTCCCGAACGGTATCAACCGTCTGGGCGGGCTGAACGTGGCGATGATCTGCTTTACGGTAGAGATTGTCGGGCTGCTGTTAACCGGCATCGCCAGCGCGCCCTGGATGGCGAAAATTGGCGTCTTCCTGGCGGGAGCCGGTTTCTCGCTGGTCTTCCCGGCGCTGGGCGTGGTGGCGGTTAAAGCGGTGCCGCAGCAGAACCAGGGGGCGGCGCTGGCGACCTATACGGTATTTATGGATATGTCTTTAGGCATAACCGGGCCGCTGGCGGGGCTGGTGATGGCCTGGGCGGGGGTACCGGTGATCTATCTTGCCGCGGCGGGTCTGGTGATAATTGCCCTGCTGCTGACGTGGCGGCTAAAAAAATGGCCCCCGGTGCAGGCACCGGAGGCCACGTCATCGTCGTGA
- a CDS encoding AI-2E family transporter: MLAPQPDKAGLHILLKLACLVVILAGIHAAADIIVQLLLALFFAIVLNPLVTWFLRRGVSRPVAITIVVIVMLIGLTALFGVLAASLSEFSTMLPQYNKELTRKIVALQEMMPFLNLHISPERMLRRMDSEKVMTYATTLMTGLSGAMASILLLVMTVVFMLFEVRHVPYKLRFALNNPQIHIAGLHRALKGVSKYLALKTLLSVWTGIIVWLGLMLMDVQFALMWGVLAFLLNYVPNIGAVLSAVPPMIQAFLFNGFYECMLVGALFLVVHMVLGNILEPRMMGHRLGMSTLVVFLSLLIWGWLLGPVGMLLSVPLTSVCKIWMETTKGGSKLAILLGPGRPKSRLPG, encoded by the coding sequence ATGTTAGCTCCCCAGCCTGATAAAGCAGGACTCCACATCTTATTAAAACTCGCCTGTCTGGTGGTTATCCTTGCGGGTATACATGCTGCCGCTGACATTATCGTCCAGCTCCTGCTGGCGCTCTTTTTTGCCATTGTCCTCAATCCGCTGGTGACCTGGTTTTTACGCCGGGGCGTGAGCCGCCCGGTGGCCATCACCATCGTGGTTATCGTGATGCTGATTGGCCTGACGGCGCTCTTCGGCGTACTGGCGGCATCGCTGAGCGAATTCTCCACCATGTTGCCGCAGTACAATAAAGAGCTGACGCGTAAAATCGTCGCGCTGCAGGAGATGATGCCCTTTCTTAACCTGCATATTTCCCCAGAACGGATGCTGCGCAGGATGGATTCCGAGAAGGTCATGACCTACGCCACCACGCTGATGACCGGTCTTTCCGGCGCGATGGCCAGCATTTTGCTGCTGGTCATGACGGTGGTGTTTATGCTGTTCGAAGTGCGCCATGTTCCGTATAAGCTGCGCTTTGCTTTAAATAACCCGCAAATACACATTGCCGGCCTACACCGCGCCTTAAAGGGCGTCTCCAAATATCTGGCGCTGAAAACGCTGCTAAGCGTCTGGACCGGGATTATTGTCTGGCTGGGGCTGATGCTGATGGATGTTCAGTTCGCGCTGATGTGGGGGGTGCTGGCGTTTCTGCTGAACTACGTGCCGAATATTGGCGCGGTGCTTTCCGCCGTGCCGCCGATGATTCAGGCGTTTCTGTTTAACGGTTTCTACGAATGTATGCTGGTCGGGGCGCTGTTCCTCGTCGTGCATATGGTGCTGGGCAATATTCTTGAACCGCGCATGATGGGGCACCGGCTGGGCATGTCGACGCTGGTGGTGTTTTTATCCTTGCTGATTTGGGGATGGCTGCTGGGCCCTGTCGGCATGCTGCTGTCGGTCCCGCTGACCAGCGTATGTAAAATCTGGATGGAAACCACCAAAGGGGGCAGCAAGCTGGCGATCCTGCTTGGGCCGGGGCGGCCGAAAAGCCGGTTGCCGGGGTAA
- a CDS encoding LptM family lipoprotein, whose protein sequence is MKKLVKWCAAAVFVGTLAGCARTAPIAQVHSVVSAGHTADQVKTAILKAGQKRDWIMTEAGPGVIKGRLQARDHSVQVRIPYSATSYSINYESSLNLKAADGKIHKNYNRWVNNLDHDIQLNLSAGAAL, encoded by the coding sequence ATGAAAAAGCTCGTTAAATGGTGCGCTGCCGCCGTATTCGTTGGCACACTGGCTGGCTGTGCGCGTACCGCCCCTATTGCTCAGGTTCACTCTGTCGTGAGCGCGGGTCATACTGCCGATCAGGTGAAAACAGCCATTTTGAAAGCAGGCCAGAAGCGTGACTGGATCATGACGGAAGCGGGCCCGGGCGTGATTAAGGGCCGTCTGCAGGCACGCGATCACTCGGTCCAGGTGCGTATTCCCTACTCTGCGACAAGTTATTCAATTAATTACGAAAGCAGCCTGAACCTGAAAGCGGCAGACGGTAAAATTCACAAAAATTATAACCGCTGGGTGAACAACCTCGACCACGATATTCAGCTGAACCTTTCTGCGGGTGCCGCGCTGTAA
- a CDS encoding class I SAM-dependent methyltransferase, which produces MYEKDTLSALDAITEAQRIAFAPMLFQTALCLRNSGALAWLDKQGNKGASLDEITENSTLSSYAVSVLLDMGLSGRIITYKEGRYFLAKVGHFLLHDPMTRVNMDFTQDVCYQGLFHLADALQKEKPAGLSVFGDWPTIYPALSQLPAPAKESWFAFDHYYSDAAFDAALPYIFASSPTKLYDVGGNTGKWSLRCCRYDDNVAVTILDLPQQIALAQENIEKAGFSHRIGFHAVDMLSPSALPGDADVWWMSQFLDCFSPDQIVAMLTRVAEVMKPGARLCIMELFWDAQKYEAAAFSLNATSLYFTCMANGNSRFYSVEKFYHYLERAGFSIAQRLDNLGVGHTLLICTKREQ; this is translated from the coding sequence ATGTACGAAAAGGACACGCTCAGCGCGCTGGATGCCATTACCGAAGCGCAACGCATCGCTTTTGCGCCGATGTTATTTCAGACCGCGCTTTGTCTGCGTAACTCGGGCGCTCTCGCCTGGCTCGATAAACAGGGTAATAAGGGGGCGAGCCTCGACGAAATAACCGAAAACAGCACACTGAGCAGTTATGCCGTCAGCGTATTGTTAGACATGGGATTAAGCGGGCGGATAATTACTTATAAAGAAGGTCGTTATTTCCTGGCGAAAGTGGGCCATTTCTTACTCCACGATCCCATGACCCGCGTTAATATGGATTTCACGCAGGACGTCTGTTACCAGGGGTTATTTCATCTGGCCGATGCCCTGCAGAAAGAAAAACCGGCTGGATTATCCGTGTTTGGCGACTGGCCAACCATCTATCCGGCTTTATCCCAGCTTCCTGCCCCGGCAAAAGAGAGCTGGTTTGCCTTCGATCATTACTATTCCGACGCCGCTTTTGACGCTGCGTTGCCATATATATTCGCAAGCTCGCCGACAAAATTGTACGATGTGGGCGGAAATACAGGTAAATGGTCGTTACGCTGCTGCCGCTATGACGACAATGTTGCCGTGACGATCCTCGATCTCCCGCAGCAGATAGCGCTGGCGCAGGAAAACATCGAAAAAGCAGGTTTTTCTCATCGTATTGGATTCCATGCTGTCGATATGCTTAGTCCTTCGGCATTGCCGGGAGATGCCGACGTCTGGTGGATGAGCCAGTTCCTCGACTGTTTCTCTCCGGATCAGATTGTCGCCATGCTGACGCGCGTCGCAGAGGTCATGAAGCCTGGCGCACGGTTGTGCATCATGGAGCTTTTCTGGGATGCCCAGAAATATGAAGCGGCGGCTTTCAGCCTGAATGCCACCTCGCTCTATTTCACCTGTATGGCGAATGGCAATAGCCGGTTTTACAGCGTAGAGAAGTTTTATCACTACCTGGAAAGGGCGGGCTTCAGCATAGCACAGCGGCTGGATAACCTTGGGGTAGGTCATACCCTGTTAATTTGCACCAAACGTGAACAATAG
- a CDS encoding beta-ketoacyl synthase chain length factor yields the protein MKFSLNIIDWQARAPGLSDAAEWQAWSRLQSTIDPTAPLPRLTALPMMTARRLNSGSKLAVDIGLAMLQSHAIDAVVYSSRHGELERNYRILHTLATGQAVSPTDFAMSVHNSAVGNLTIAARQPVVSSSISAGLDTFQQALCEVLSLLHAGYSRVLLVDFDGALPEFYHPALPPQMPTWPYAVALVIEAGSEWQCETRSGSTGEEAALPQSLMFLQRYLREEQQFVVPGERLLWQWARQ from the coding sequence ATGAAATTTTCACTGAACATTATTGACTGGCAGGCAAGAGCGCCAGGACTAAGCGATGCCGCAGAGTGGCAGGCGTGGTCGCGCCTGCAGTCGACCATCGACCCGACGGCTCCTCTACCCCGCCTGACCGCGTTACCCATGATGACCGCGCGCCGCCTTAACTCAGGCAGTAAGCTGGCGGTGGATATTGGTCTTGCCATGCTGCAAAGCCACGCCATAGACGCCGTCGTCTATTCCAGCCGCCACGGCGAGCTGGAGCGCAATTACCGTATTCTGCATACGCTGGCGACCGGGCAGGCCGTCTCGCCTACCGACTTCGCCATGTCCGTGCATAATTCCGCGGTGGGCAATCTCACGATCGCCGCTCGCCAGCCTGTTGTCTCATCATCCATTTCCGCCGGGCTGGACACCTTCCAGCAGGCCCTGTGTGAAGTGCTGAGCCTGCTGCATGCGGGCTACTCCCGCGTCCTGCTGGTGGATTTTGACGGCGCGCTGCCAGAATTTTACCATCCGGCGTTACCGCCGCAGATGCCTACCTGGCCGTACGCGGTGGCGCTGGTGATTGAAGCCGGCAGCGAATGGCAGTGCGAAACCCGCAGCGGCAGCACGGGCGAGGAAGCCGCCCTGCCGCAAAGCCTGATGTTCCTGCAACGCTATCTCCGTGAGGAACAACAGTTTGTGGTGCCCGGCGAACGTTTGCTGTGGCAGTGGGCGCGCCAATGA
- a CDS encoding lysophospholipid acyltransferase family protein, with translation MNRLTARINWLWRLAMTGFCFVLFGAGGLLLSLVWFNLLLIAQRDRAKRRRLARRSIAASFRFFLTVARGTGVLDYRIHNLDALRGDRGCLVVANHPTLIDYVILASVMPETDCLVKSALLRNPFVSGVIRAADYLINSEAEPLLAASQQRLAQGETLLIFPEGTRTRPGEAMSLQRGAANIAVRCGSDLRIVLIHCSEHLLDKKSRWYDVPPAKPVFTVDVRDRVNIDEFYDARQQEPALAARQLNRHLQHRLTSGLQSLSGINDASALS, from the coding sequence ATGAACCGCCTGACCGCCCGGATCAACTGGCTATGGCGTCTGGCCATGACCGGATTCTGCTTCGTGCTGTTTGGCGCGGGCGGGCTGCTGTTGTCGCTGGTCTGGTTCAACCTGCTGCTGATTGCCCAGCGCGATCGCGCCAAACGCCGTCGCCTGGCGCGCCGCAGCATCGCGGCCAGCTTCCGCTTCTTCTTAACCGTTGCCCGCGGCACCGGGGTGCTCGACTATCGCATCCACAATCTTGATGCTCTGCGCGGCGATCGGGGCTGCCTGGTAGTGGCTAACCACCCTACGTTAATTGACTACGTGATTCTGGCGTCGGTAATGCCCGAAACCGACTGTCTGGTGAAAAGCGCGTTACTGCGCAATCCGTTTGTCAGCGGCGTTATCCGCGCGGCGGATTATCTAATTAACAGCGAGGCCGAGCCTCTACTCGCCGCCAGCCAGCAGCGTCTGGCCCAGGGCGAAACGCTGTTAATCTTCCCGGAAGGGACGCGTACCCGCCCAGGTGAGGCGATGTCCCTCCAGCGCGGCGCGGCAAATATCGCCGTGCGCTGCGGCAGCGATCTGCGGATCGTACTCATCCACTGCAGCGAGCACCTGCTGGATAAAAAAAGCCGCTGGTATGATGTACCGCCCGCAAAACCTGTCTTTACCGTCGATGTGCGCGATCGCGTGAACATCGACGAATTTTACGATGCAAGGCAACAAGAACCGGCACTGGCGGCAAGGCAGTTAAACCGGCACCTGCAGCATCGATTAACATCAGGCCTTCAATCTTTGTCAGGAATTAATGATGCAAGCGCTTTATCTTGA
- a CDS encoding phosphopantetheine-binding protein yields MQALYLEIKNLIITTLNLDELTAEDIDTDAALFGDGLGLDSIDALELGLAVKNQYGVVLSAESEEMRQHFFSVATLASFIHAQRA; encoded by the coding sequence ATGCAAGCGCTTTATCTTGAAATTAAGAATCTCATTATCACCACGCTGAATCTGGACGAGCTTACCGCAGAGGATATTGATACCGATGCCGCGCTGTTTGGCGACGGGCTGGGTCTCGACTCTATCGACGCGCTGGAGCTGGGTCTGGCGGTGAAAAACCAGTATGGCGTGGTGCTTTCTGCCGAAAGCGAAGAGATGCGCCAGCACTTCTTTTCCGTCGCCACCCTGGCGTCCTTTATCCACGCCCAACGCGCCTGA
- a CDS encoding acyl carrier protein, with translation MTEQETIYQEVCGLLTKLFEIDPQDITPEARLYEDLELDSIDAVDMIVHLQKKTGKKIKPETFKSVRTVQDVVDAVEQLLREE, from the coding sequence ATGACCGAACAAGAAACCATTTATCAGGAAGTCTGCGGCCTTCTGACCAAACTCTTTGAAATCGACCCGCAGGACATTACGCCCGAAGCCCGTCTTTACGAAGACCTGGAGCTGGACAGCATTGACGCGGTGGACATGATTGTCCATCTCCAGAAGAAAACCGGTAAGAAAATCAAGCCGGAAACCTTCAAATCGGTTCGTACCGTTCAGGATGTGGTAGACGCCGTCGAACAGCTGCTGCGCGAAGAGTAA
- a CDS encoding COG4648 family protein: MRGGRTFPVIPLLTGLMLLAWPFLIGFGLTHNSLPWLLPVMALLLLLRLRQARRNTGPMRYVVQCVALAGIALCAASYLLKTHQWLLFYPVVVNLVMLAVFGGSLWTAMPLVERLARLREPNLPPEGVRYTRRVTLVWCGFFIGNGAMALYTVLHGDMHLWTLWNGMVAYILMGTLMAAEWLVRQRVIKKEMQND, encoded by the coding sequence GTGCGTGGTGGACGGACGTTCCCGGTCATCCCACTTCTGACGGGGCTGATGCTGCTGGCGTGGCCCTTCCTGATTGGATTTGGGCTGACGCATAACAGCCTGCCGTGGCTGCTGCCGGTGATGGCGCTGCTGTTGCTGCTGCGGCTGCGTCAGGCGCGGCGTAACACCGGCCCGATGCGGTATGTGGTGCAGTGCGTGGCGCTGGCGGGGATCGCGCTCTGCGCGGCAAGCTACCTGCTGAAAACCCACCAGTGGCTGCTGTTTTACCCTGTGGTCGTTAATCTTGTGATGCTCGCCGTCTTCGGCGGTTCGCTCTGGACAGCGATGCCGCTGGTCGAACGCCTGGCGCGCTTACGTGAGCCAAATTTGCCGCCGGAGGGCGTGCGCTATACCCGCAGGGTGACCCTCGTCTGGTGCGGATTTTTCATCGGCAACGGGGCGATGGCGCTGTATACCGTCCTGCACGGCGACATGCACCTGTGGACGCTGTGGAACGGTATGGTGGCTTACATCCTGATGGGGACGCTGATGGCGGCAGAGTGGCTGGTGCGCCAGCGGGTGATAAAAAAAGAGATGCAGAATGACTAA